In Campylobacteraceae bacterium, one DNA window encodes the following:
- a CDS encoding OmpA family protein, whose translation MKKILLSTLLSAGILLSANSDYPHEVSLLLGGALTEGNLELERNYANIGLSIGTKLDSTIFDQIEFGILKSIQDVDIKNSTEDTSVLRVFTNVIKDYPINDTSSFYALVGIGVESFSNSSRNEDGLFANYGLGYKYKFTDRTSLKMDLRHLIEADHGDNNLLYTVGLSYGFGQKANKMPVMMKKEEPIMKEEPMVQKMKDVYKDDDNDGVFNRHDECLNTPLNTRVSIDGCAKVMNLKVNFNTDSDVMNKDYSEVLKNFALYLNASKKSAVIAAHTDSRGSEAYNLILSDKRAKAVHDKLVNLGVNASKLMSKGFGESKPVASNQTKEGRLANRRVEAILSK comes from the coding sequence ATGAAAAAGATATTATTAAGTACCCTATTATCAGCAGGAATCTTATTATCAGCAAACTCAGACTATCCACATGAAGTAAGTTTATTATTAGGTGGAGCTCTTACAGAAGGTAATTTAGAACTGGAAAGAAACTATGCAAACATTGGTTTAAGTATAGGTACAAAACTAGACAGTACAATTTTTGACCAAATCGAATTTGGAATTTTAAAAAGCATCCAAGATGTAGATATTAAAAACTCAACAGAAGATACCTCTGTCTTAAGAGTATTTACAAATGTAATTAAAGATTATCCTATTAACGATACTTCTTCATTTTATGCTTTAGTGGGGATTGGAGTAGAATCTTTTTCTAATAGTTCACGTAATGAAGATGGTTTATTTGCAAACTATGGTCTTGGGTATAAATATAAATTTACAGATAGAACCTCTTTAAAAATGGATCTTAGACATTTAATTGAAGCAGATCATGGGGATAACAATCTATTATATACTGTTGGTCTTTCTTATGGTTTTGGGCAAAAAGCTAACAAAATGCCAGTAATGATGAAAAAAGAAGAGCCAATAATGAAAGAAGAACCAATGGTTCAAAAAATGAAAGATGTATATAAAGACGATGACAACGATGGTGTATTTAACCGCCACGATGAATGTTTAAACACCCCATTAAATACAAGAGTAAGCATTGATGGTTGTGCAAAAGTAATGAATTTAAAAGTAAATTTCAATACTGATTCTGATGTAATGAATAAAGATTATTCTGAAGTTCTGAAAAACTTTGCTTTATATTTAAATGCATCTAAAAAAAGTGCTGTTATTGCTGCACATACAGATTCAAGAGGAAGTGAAGCATATAATCTAATCTTATCTGATAAAAGAGCAAAAGCAGTTCATGACAAATTGGTAAATTTAGGTGTAAATGCATCAAAATTAATGTCTAAAGGTTTTGGAGAAAGCAAACCTGTTGCTAGTAATCAAACAAAAGAAGGACGATTAGCAAACAGAAGAGTTGAAGCAATTCTTTCAAAATAG
- a CDS encoding outer membrane protein transport protein encodes MRLHKLFALSLAAATSIYAAGYKIPEQSLKGTALAAAYVANAHGADASYYNPANMAFFSKGNQLDFGLSYIQASAIDFDSSETVAALGGVPAQSKSESESVFIPTLHYIIPSSFENTTFGISMVAPAGLSKRWNTTFAKKSAEEFTLKIVELNPTVAYKINDKFAIGGGLRLIYSEGVVKSSFVAGATDITRDLEADAVDFGYNLALTYRPTKETTLAATYRSYVDITVKGEGKLTYTPSASTYSGGASVTFPLPAALNLAVSHDFGDLTAELVYERTYWSTYNELDFNYDNTLTPSAFHTAFDAPREKNWKDTNTYRLGLTYQANKDLTLMGGFAIDETPVPDETIGFELPDADAKIYSMGFEYKLNENSSIGAAYLLSIKDDRVAKIDGQNGTITNSKVSLLTIGYSYSF; translated from the coding sequence ATGAGATTACATAAATTATTTGCATTGAGTTTGGCAGCAGCTACTTCAATATATGCAGCGGGATACAAAATCCCTGAACAATCATTAAAAGGTACAGCACTTGCAGCTGCTTATGTTGCAAATGCACATGGAGCAGATGCTTCTTATTATAATCCAGCAAATATGGCTTTTTTTTCAAAAGGAAATCAATTGGATTTTGGGCTTTCTTATATTCAAGCATCAGCTATTGATTTTGACAGTTCAGAAACTGTTGCAGCTTTAGGTGGAGTACCTGCTCAAAGTAAATCTGAGAGTGAGTCTGTTTTTATTCCTACTTTGCATTATATTATTCCATCAAGTTTTGAAAATACAACCTTTGGTATTTCAATGGTTGCTCCTGCTGGATTATCAAAAAGATGGAATACTACTTTTGCTAAAAAATCAGCAGAAGAATTTACGCTGAAAATTGTTGAATTAAATCCTACCGTAGCTTATAAAATCAATGATAAGTTTGCAATTGGTGGTGGATTAAGACTTATTTATAGCGAAGGAGTTGTAAAAAGTTCTTTTGTAGCAGGAGCAACAGATATTACAAGAGACCTAGAAGCTGATGCGGTTGATTTTGGATATAACTTAGCTCTAACATATAGACCTACAAAAGAAACTACATTAGCTGCTACTTATCGATCTTATGTTGATATTACTGTAAAAGGGGAAGGTAAATTAACTTATACACCATCGGCTTCAACTTATTCAGGTGGAGCATCTGTAACGTTTCCTTTGCCTGCTGCTTTAAATTTAGCTGTTTCTCATGATTTTGGCGATTTAACGGCAGAATTAGTGTATGAAAGAACGTATTGGTCTACTTATAATGAGTTAGATTTTAATTATGATAATACGCTTACTCCAAGTGCTTTTCATACTGCATTTGATGCACCAAGAGAGAAAAACTGGAAAGATACTAATACTTATAGATTAGGACTTACTTACCAAGCAAATAAAGATTTAACTCTAATGGGTGGTTTTGCAATTGATGAAACACCAGTACCAGATGAAACAATTGGTTTTGAACTTCCAGATGCGGATGCTAAAATTTATTCAATGGGGTTTGAGTATAAATTAAATGAAAACTCAAGTATTGGTGCTGCTTATTTACTATCAATTAAAGATGACAGAGTTGCCAAAATTGATGGACAAAATGGAACGATTACTAATTCAAAAGTGTCATTATTAACGATAGGTTATTCTTATTCTTTCTAG
- the lepA gene encoding elongation factor 4 has translation MQKHIRNFSIIAHIDHGKSTLADRIIQECGSVADRDMSAQVMDTMDIEKERGITIKAQSVRLKYTKDGQEYVLNLIDTPGHVDFSYEVSRSLASSDGALLIVDATQGVEAQTIANVYIAMENDLELLPVVNKIDLPSADPDRVLEEVEEAIGVDCTYSNLISAKTGEGVKDLIDSIVDRIPAPSGDENASTKALIYDSWFDNYLGALALVRVYEGSIKKGQVIRMMNTEHDQQVLSLMYPHPLKRESTNELSTGEIGIVVLGIKTVDIIAVGDTMTDAKNPTAEVIDGFEPAKPFVFAGLYPIDTDKFEDLRDALDKLKLNDSSISYEPESSVALGSGFRAGFLGMLHMEVIKERLEREFNLELIATAPTVIYEVLKKDGSKINIQNPSELPDPNYIDTIFEPYVKATVLVPDEFLGNVIKLLNDKRGIQIKMDYIGTRVLLEYDIPMNEIVMDFYDRLKSTTKGYASFDYEPIGFRPGVLQKLDIKVAGDIVDALSIIVPENKALSKGREFIKALKELIPRQLFEVAIQASIGSNIIARETVKSTGKNVTAKCYGGDISRKRKLLDKQKAGKKRMKSIGKVNVPQEAFMAVLKL, from the coding sequence TTGCAAAAACATATAAGAAACTTTTCAATTATTGCTCATATTGATCATGGAAAATCAACACTCGCAGATAGAATTATTCAAGAATGTGGTTCCGTTGCTGATAGAGACATGTCAGCACAAGTAATGGATACTATGGATATTGAAAAAGAACGTGGAATTACAATTAAAGCACAAAGTGTTAGACTTAAATATACAAAAGATGGACAAGAATATGTTTTAAATCTTATTGACACTCCAGGTCATGTTGATTTTTCTTATGAAGTATCACGCTCACTTGCTTCTTCTGATGGCGCTTTATTAATTGTTGATGCAACCCAAGGGGTAGAAGCACAAACCATTGCAAATGTATATATTGCAATGGAAAATGATTTAGAATTATTACCTGTGGTAAACAAAATTGATTTACCTTCTGCTGATCCAGATCGAGTATTAGAAGAAGTAGAAGAAGCTATTGGAGTTGATTGTACCTATAGTAATTTAATTTCAGCTAAAACAGGAGAAGGAGTTAAAGATTTAATTGACTCAATAGTTGATAGAATTCCAGCTCCAAGTGGAGATGAAAATGCTTCTACTAAAGCGTTAATTTATGATTCTTGGTTTGATAATTATTTAGGTGCTTTAGCTTTAGTTCGTGTATATGAAGGAAGTATTAAAAAAGGTCAAGTTATAAGAATGATGAATACGGAACATGACCAACAAGTATTATCACTTATGTATCCACATCCATTAAAAAGAGAAAGTACAAATGAGCTTTCGACAGGTGAAATTGGTATTGTAGTTCTTGGTATTAAAACAGTAGATATCATTGCTGTTGGAGATACAATGACAGATGCTAAAAACCCAACAGCAGAAGTTATTGATGGTTTTGAACCTGCTAAACCTTTTGTATTTGCAGGACTTTACCCAATTGATACAGATAAATTTGAAGATTTAAGAGATGCATTAGATAAATTAAAATTAAATGATAGCTCAATTTCTTATGAACCAGAAAGTTCAGTTGCTCTTGGAAGTGGTTTTAGAGCTGGTTTTTTAGGAATGCTTCATATGGAAGTAATTAAAGAAAGACTGGAGCGAGAATTTAACCTTGAATTAATAGCAACTGCACCTACTGTTATTTATGAAGTACTAAAAAAAGATGGGTCTAAGATTAATATTCAAAATCCTTCTGAATTACCCGATCCAAATTATATAGATACTATTTTTGAGCCTTATGTAAAAGCTACAGTATTAGTACCTGATGAATTTTTAGGAAATGTAATTAAACTTCTTAATGATAAAAGAGGAATTCAAATTAAAATGGATTACATAGGGACAAGAGTTTTGCTGGAATATGATATTCCAATGAATGAAATTGTAATGGATTTTTATGACAGATTAAAATCTACTACAAAAGGATATGCTTCTTTTGATTATGAACCAATAGGTTTTAGACCTGGTGTTTTACAAAAACTTGATATCAAAGTTGCGGGAGATATTGTAGATGCATTGTCTATTATTGTTCCAGAAAATAAAGCTTTGTCAAAAGGTAGAGAATTTATTAAAGCTTTAAAAGAACTAATTCCTAGACAACTTTTTGAAGTGGCGATTCAAGCAAGTATTGGTTCTAATATTATTGCAAGAGAAACAGTAAAATCAACAGGTAAAAATGTTACGGCTAAATGTTATGGTGGAGATATTTCTAGAAAAAGAAAACTTTTAGATAAACAAAAAGCTGGGAAGAAAAGAATGAAATCAATAGGAAAAGTTAACGTTCCACAAGAAGCATTTATGGCTGTTTTAAAACTATAG
- a CDS encoding helix-turn-helix transcriptional regulator — translation MYIVDGKEYVCTVPVTLSIFNDKWKLDVIWYLLEGEKRYTELFDVINKITKKTLTAKLRELEEKGLINRVAYAEVPPKVIYSLTPLGKELKPLLEEMYKWGMKYVEARGEIVED, via the coding sequence ATGTATATTGTTGACGGAAAAGAATATGTTTGTACTGTGCCTGTAACTTTATCGATTTTTAATGATAAATGGAAATTGGATGTTATTTGGTATTTGTTAGAAGGTGAAAAAAGATATACAGAACTTTTTGACGTAATAAATAAAATCACCAAAAAAACGCTAACAGCAAAATTACGAGAATTAGAAGAAAAAGGTTTAATAAACAGAGTAGCTTATGCAGAAGTACCACCCAAAGTAATCTACTCGTTAACACCCTTAGGAAAAGAACTAAAGCCTTTATTAGAAGAAATGTATAAGTGGGGCATGAAATATGTCGAAGCAAGAGGAGAGATAGTAGAGGACTAG
- a CDS encoding ribose-phosphate pyrophosphokinase has translation MSGFKLFSGTANKAFADEIGRYLNVEVGDASVKQFSDGEISVQITESVRGHDVFIIQPTCAPTNDNLMELLIMIDAFKRSSAKSISAVVPYYGYARQDRKAAPRVPITAKLVADLLEKAGIDRIITIDLHAAQIQGFFNIPADNLFGSILFVDYIKAKNFKNPIIASPDIGGVTRARSYASKLGYDLVIVDKRREKANVAEVMNIIGDVEGKDVILVDDMVDTAGTLVKAAAALKKRGATSVMACCTHGVLSGKAYENLNSKDLDELVISNTIPLKQNHEKITVLSAADIMGEAIYRIHNNQSVNSIFL, from the coding sequence ATGAGCGGCTTTAAACTATTTAGCGGTACTGCAAATAAAGCATTTGCAGACGAAATAGGAAGATATTTAAATGTAGAAGTTGGTGATGCGAGCGTTAAACAATTCTCAGATGGTGAGATTTCAGTACAAATTACTGAGAGTGTTAGAGGTCATGATGTATTTATAATACAACCTACTTGTGCGCCTACTAATGATAATTTAATGGAATTATTAATCATGATTGATGCTTTTAAACGATCAAGTGCTAAATCTATTTCTGCTGTTGTACCTTACTATGGATATGCAAGACAAGATAGAAAAGCAGCGCCAAGAGTACCAATTACTGCAAAACTGGTTGCTGATTTATTAGAAAAAGCTGGAATTGATAGAATTATTACTATTGATTTACATGCCGCTCAAATTCAAGGATTTTTTAATATTCCTGCAGATAACTTATTTGGTTCGATTTTATTTGTTGATTATATTAAAGCAAAAAACTTCAAAAACCCAATTATTGCCAGTCCAGATATTGGTGGGGTTACTAGAGCTCGTTCTTATGCTTCAAAACTTGGTTATGACTTGGTTATTGTTGATAAAAGAAGAGAAAAAGCAAATGTTGCTGAAGTTATGAATATTATTGGAGATGTTGAAGGTAAAGACGTTATTTTAGTTGATGATATGGTTGATACTGCTGGAACACTTGTAAAAGCAGCAGCAGCACTTAAAAAAAGAGGTGCAACTTCTGTAATGGCTTGTTGTACTCATGGTGTATTATCAGGAAAAGCTTATGAAAACTTAAACTCAAAAGACTTAGATGAATTGGTAATTTCAAATACTATTCCTTTAAAACAAAATCATGAAAAAATCACTGTTTTAAGCGCAGCTGATATCATGGGTGAAGCTATATATAGAATTCACAATAACCAATCAGTAAACTCTATCTTTTTATAA
- the hisH gene encoding imidazole glycerol phosphate synthase subunit HisH, with amino-acid sequence MIGIIDYNMGNLASVYNACSLLDTKASIVKNPDDLKNFDRIILPGVGAFGDAMLHLKQTGMKDAILDFSKLGKPMIGICLGMQLLFESSEEFGSHEGLGLIDGKILKFDKSKMKEDFKVPHMGWNKITNTKSVLFDGLEDPYLYFVHSFHVHTKEENVIGSTTYGYEFASAVNKNNIYGFQPHPEKSHDNGLKILKNFLKI; translated from the coding sequence TTGATTGGAATTATAGATTATAATATGGGAAACCTAGCAAGTGTATACAATGCATGTTCATTATTAGATACAAAAGCCAGCATAGTAAAAAATCCAGATGACTTAAAAAACTTTGATAGAATTATTCTTCCAGGTGTTGGTGCTTTTGGTGATGCAATGCTTCATTTAAAACAAACAGGTATGAAAGACGCTATTTTAGATTTCTCAAAATTAGGAAAACCTATGATAGGTATTTGTTTAGGAATGCAATTATTATTTGAAAGTTCAGAAGAATTTGGATCACATGAAGGTTTGGGTCTAATTGATGGAAAAATTCTTAAATTTGATAAAAGTAAAATGAAAGAAGATTTTAAAGTTCCGCATATGGGTTGGAACAAAATCACCAATACTAAATCTGTTTTATTTGATGGTTTAGAAGATCCTTATTTATATTTTGTTCACTCTTTCCATGTACATACAAAAGAAGAAAATGTAATCGGATCAACCACTTATGGTTATGAGTTTGCTTCTGCTGTGAATAAAAACAATATTTATGGCTTTCAGCCCCATCCAGAAAAGTCTCATGACAATGGATTGAAAATATTGAAAAATTTTCTTAAGATATAA
- a CDS encoding TIGR01777 family protein yields the protein MKTIAITGASGFIGKELNTFFSTSGFTIIQIHKDDFKNTTVLQEKIDKSDIVFNLAGASILKRWSSEYKEEIYKSRIDTTLLLTKAINQSKKNIELLISASALGIYDNKKHYNEDNASYSNDFLSKLCQEWESTALKAKCRVVNFRFGIVLGKKGGMFKKMLSVFRLGLGAKIASGNQALSFVHIEDLKNAFYFAIENASLHHAYNLCASIPTTNDNFSKVLAKELKKPLLFTVPEFILEAIFSEGAKVLSDGQSIYPKRLEEAGFTFQFSCIEDAIKNLCLKN from the coding sequence ATGAAAACAATAGCAATTACAGGAGCGAGTGGTTTTATCGGAAAAGAATTAAATACGTTCTTTTCTACGAGCGGTTTTACTATAATTCAAATACACAAAGATGATTTCAAAAATACCACTGTTTTACAAGAAAAAATTGATAAGAGTGATATTGTATTTAACTTAGCAGGCGCAAGTATTCTAAAGCGTTGGAGCAGTGAATACAAAGAAGAAATATATAAAAGTCGTATTGATACAACACTTCTGTTAACAAAAGCAATTAATCAATCTAAAAAAAACATAGAGTTATTAATATCTGCTTCGGCACTTGGTATTTATGATAATAAAAAACATTACAATGAAGACAATGCTTCTTATTCAAATGATTTTTTATCAAAACTTTGTCAAGAGTGGGAATCAACAGCACTAAAAGCAAAATGCAGAGTAGTTAATTTTAGATTTGGAATAGTACTTGGGAAAAAAGGAGGCATGTTTAAAAAAATGCTTTCAGTTTTTCGTTTAGGTTTAGGAGCTAAAATAGCTTCGGGAAATCAAGCTTTGTCTTTTGTTCATATAGAAGATTTAAAAAATGCCTTTTATTTTGCTATTGAGAATGCTTCTTTGCATCATGCTTACAATTTATGTGCAAGTATTCCTACTACCAATGATAATTTCTCAAAAGTATTAGCAAAAGAGTTAAAAAAACCACTTCTTTTTACGGTTCCAGAATTTATTCTAGAAGCTATTTTTTCTGAAGGTGCCAAAGTATTAAGTGATGGACAAAGTATTTATCCCAAACGCTTAGAAGAAGCAGGTTTTACTTTTCAATTTTCTTGTATTGAAGATGCTATTAAAAACCTGTGTTTAAAAAATTAA
- the folK gene encoding 2-amino-4-hydroxy-6-hydroxymethyldihydropteridine diphosphokinase, translated as MKKKLTKKLSLFYTSNYPRKLKSKSNKKYKVTVGIGGNIGDVKKTFDKLLLCLIQDTRFDILQTSPLLQNPAFGFLDQKDFLNGIITLKTNLSPNEFLKNMQRLEIRYGRKRSFKDAPRTLDIDIIFFAHKKVNTKKLIIPHKSWHNRESVTIPLKLM; from the coding sequence ATGAAAAAAAAACTAACGAAAAAATTAAGCCTTTTTTATACTAGTAATTACCCACGAAAGCTAAAAAGTAAAAGCAATAAAAAATATAAAGTAACCGTAGGAATTGGGGGAAATATTGGGGATGTAAAAAAAACTTTTGATAAGTTACTTTTATGTCTAATACAAGATACAAGATTTGATATTTTACAAACTTCTCCACTTTTACAAAATCCTGCTTTTGGATTCTTGGATCAAAAAGACTTTTTAAATGGTATAATCACGCTTAAAACTAATCTATCCCCTAATGAATTTTTAAAAAATATGCAGAGGTTAGAAATTAGATATGGAAGAAAGCGGTCCTTTAAAGATGCGCCTAGAACCTTGGATATAGATATAATATTTTTTGCTCATAAAAAAGTGAATACTAAAAAACTAATTATTCCCCATAAGTCTTGGCACAATAGAGAATCAGTTACTATTCCTTTAAAACTCATGTAG
- the mnmA gene encoding tRNA 2-thiouridine(34) synthase MnmA has protein sequence MNKKKVVVGMSGGVDSSVTALLLKQQGYEVIGLFMRNWEHGIEGSLCPNRIEFEDAKKVGKILGIEVKGIDFVEEYRTKVFDVFLEGLKKGLTPNPDILCNREIKFNVFLNEAKKMGVDKIAMGHYAKIDVYNNHHVLATPKDDTKDQTYFLHALSSTQLSQSLFPLADLTKKEVRAIAKEHNLPVSDKKDSTGICFIGKQKFDEFITQHLKAIPGDFIDDKGKVIGRHKGLICYTLGQRKGIGIGGMKETETANNTHNPWYVAKKDLANNTLTIVQDTNHPLLMNSNVEASHMHWVLEEAPKVGDKLMAQVRYRQQKQACTVTQANNDKVLVKFDKPQRAVTSGQSLVLYDGEYCLGGGFISDYS, from the coding sequence ATGAACAAAAAGAAAGTTGTTGTAGGAATGTCTGGTGGTGTTGATTCTTCTGTTACTGCATTACTATTAAAACAGCAAGGTTATGAAGTAATAGGCTTATTCATGCGAAATTGGGAGCATGGAATCGAAGGTAGTCTATGTCCTAACCGTATAGAGTTTGAAGATGCTAAAAAAGTAGGTAAGATATTAGGAATTGAAGTAAAAGGCATAGATTTTGTCGAAGAATATAGAACCAAAGTATTTGATGTATTTTTAGAAGGTTTGAAAAAAGGTCTTACTCCTAATCCAGATATACTGTGTAATCGCGAAATTAAATTCAATGTATTTTTAAATGAAGCAAAAAAAATGGGTGTTGATAAGATAGCTATGGGGCATTATGCAAAAATAGATGTATATAACAATCATCATGTACTAGCAACGCCTAAAGATGATACAAAAGATCAAACGTATTTTTTACACGCTTTATCAAGTACGCAATTGTCACAATCTTTATTCCCTCTTGCAGATTTAACTAAAAAAGAAGTAAGAGCAATAGCCAAAGAACATAATCTACCTGTAAGTGATAAAAAAGACAGTACTGGTATATGTTTTATTGGGAAACAAAAATTTGATGAATTTATTACCCAACATTTAAAAGCCATTCCCGGAGATTTTATAGATGACAAAGGCAAAGTAATAGGAAGACATAAAGGTCTTATTTGTTACACACTAGGTCAAAGAAAAGGTATTGGTATTGGAGGCATGAAAGAGACTGAAACAGCTAATAATACGCATAATCCATGGTATGTAGCTAAAAAAGATTTGGCAAATAATACATTAACTATTGTACAAGATACCAATCACCCCTTACTTATGAACAGTAATGTTGAAGCCAGTCATATGCACTGGGTATTAGAGGAAGCACCTAAGGTTGGCGATAAATTAATGGCACAAGTACGTTATCGTCAACAAAAGCAAGCGTGTACCGTAACGCAAGCGAATAATGACAAAGTTCTAGTTAAATTTGACAAGCCTCAAAGAGCAGTGACTTCGGGACAAAGTCTTGTTTTGTATGATGGTGAGTATTGTCTAGGTGGTGGATTTATTAGTGATTACTCTTAA
- a CDS encoding M24 family metallopeptidase, with protein MENYILKNENAIYYECSYSCDNVLYLKLGSEAFFITDSRYMQEAQKEVHKASVIISANLIEEALKIIKKSNIKSLVYDGNDFTYSLFSKLKQALDIELVNKEKFSQLKRMIKSDDEITILHKAAKLGRKGFERFAKYLQKNGFEQSEKLLTFKAYEKMTQKGQLEVSFDPIVAINENAANPHAKPTDNILRKNDLLLVDMGIKYKRYCSDRTSTSYVDFDNFSFGREQKFSKAKHQKIYDIVLKAQENAISKARIGMKARDIDKLTRDIIDKAGYGKYYIHSTGHGVGLDIHEYPFINAKSEIIIEENMVFTIEPGIYLPNEFGVRIEDTVAIINSKAHIL; from the coding sequence ATGGAAAATTATATTTTAAAAAATGAAAATGCAATTTATTACGAATGTTCATATTCTTGTGACAATGTTTTATATTTAAAACTGGGAAGCGAAGCATTTTTTATAACCGATTCTAGGTATATGCAAGAAGCCCAAAAGGAAGTACACAAAGCCAGTGTTATTATAAGTGCTAACTTAATAGAAGAGGCACTTAAGATAATAAAAAAATCCAATATAAAGAGTCTTGTATATGATGGCAATGATTTTACCTACTCTTTATTTTCAAAATTAAAACAAGCATTAGATATTGAACTTGTAAACAAAGAAAAATTCTCTCAATTAAAACGTATGATTAAAAGTGATGATGAAATTACTATTTTGCATAAAGCTGCAAAACTAGGAAGAAAAGGTTTTGAACGTTTTGCTAAATATCTTCAGAAAAATGGTTTTGAACAAAGTGAAAAACTACTTACTTTTAAAGCCTATGAAAAAATGACCCAAAAAGGACAATTAGAAGTAAGTTTTGATCCTATTGTGGCGATTAATGAAAATGCAGCGAATCCTCATGCCAAACCAACAGATAATATCTTAAGAAAAAATGATTTATTACTGGTTGATATGGGTATAAAATATAAACGTTATTGCAGTGATAGAACCTCTACTTCTTATGTAGATTTTGATAATTTTTCTTTTGGAAGAGAACAAAAGTTTTCAAAAGCAAAACATCAAAAAATTTATGACATTGTTTTAAAAGCACAAGAAAATGCCATATCAAAAGCCAGAATTGGGATGAAAGCAAGAGATATAGATAAATTAACAAGAGATATTATTGATAAAGCTGGTTATGGCAAATATTATATTCACTCAACAGGACATGGCGTTGGTTTAGATATTCATGAATATCCTTTTATAAATGCAAAATCAGAGATTATAATTGAAGAAAATATGGTTTTTACTATTGAACCTGGAATTTACCTTCCCAATGAATTTGGGGTTAGAATTGAAGATACTGTTGCTATTATAAATTCAAAAGCCCATATACTTTAA
- a CDS encoding NAD(P)H-dependent oxidoreductase encodes MKNVLIINGHQKYEGIANGGLSQFLVNHADDFLKEAGYTIQHTVIQNEYNIQEELDKFSWADCIFFQFPTFWMGTPWLTKKYIDDIFSAGYGTVTYDGGEGNKNNEYGTSGLMKEKKYMLSLTYNAPLNSFSNKNGFFEGLSLDEVNVATHKTFKYCGATALESYAMYDVYNGKLDMAKIKSDFLKVLKNNFI; translated from the coding sequence ATGAAAAACGTTTTAATTATTAATGGACACCAAAAATATGAAGGTATAGCAAATGGGGGATTATCGCAGTTTTTAGTTAATCATGCAGATGATTTTTTAAAAGAGGCAGGTTATACAATACAACATACAGTAATTCAAAATGAGTATAATATTCAAGAAGAGTTAGATAAGTTTTCTTGGGCCGATTGTATCTTTTTTCAATTTCCTACTTTTTGGATGGGAACACCATGGCTTACTAAAAAATACATTGATGATATCTTTTCAGCTGGTTACGGCACGGTTACGTATGATGGTGGGGAAGGTAATAAGAATAATGAATATGGCACAAGTGGATTAATGAAAGAAAAAAAATATATGTTAAGTCTTACGTATAATGCCCCCTTAAATTCATTTTCAAATAAAAATGGGTTTTTCGAAGGTTTGAGTTTAGATGAAGTAAATGTAGCTACGCATAAAACCTTTAAATATTGTGGGGCTACTGCACTAGAGTCCTATGCAATGTACGATGTATATAATGGAAAATTAGATATGGCAAAAATAAAAAGTGATTTTTTAAAGGTTCTTAAAAACAATTTTATCTAA
- a CDS encoding ComF family protein, which translates to MKCIICEVWSYLIICKRCQYDFLQPRLYKREIRKNFFIYSFYNYEEIQDLLSAKYHFCGDRILNILALNSFALFAKEFLFNTETLAIPIDDHTRHEFSHTAILTKHLNSKNIISTYNVLKAQNKVVYAGKKLSFRKKNPRNFILKNIRNKKIILVDDVLTSGTTLKEAFNICSLNNEVLFALCLTDAKHRN; encoded by the coding sequence ATGAAATGTATTATTTGTGAAGTTTGGTCTTATTTGATTATTTGCAAAAGGTGCCAGTATGATTTTTTACAGCCAAGATTATACAAAAGAGAAATAAGGAAAAACTTTTTTATTTATTCTTTTTATAATTATGAGGAAATACAAGATTTATTATCTGCTAAATATCATTTTTGTGGGGATCGCATATTAAATATTTTGGCTTTAAATTCTTTTGCTTTATTTGCAAAAGAATTCTTGTTTAATACAGAAACACTTGCTATTCCAATTGATGACCATACAAGGCATGAGTTTTCACATACTGCAATATTGACAAAACACTTAAACTCTAAAAATATTATAAGCACCTATAATGTTTTAAAAGCGCAAAATAAAGTTGTTTATGCAGGAAAAAAACTTTCTTTTAGAAAAAAGAATCCTCGAAATTTTATACTTAAAAATATTCGTAACAAAAAGATTATTTTAGTAGATGATGTGTTGACCTCAGGAACAACATTAAAAGAAGCTTTTAACATTTGTTCCTTAAACAATGAGGTACTTTTTGCTTTATGTTTAACGGATGCTAAACATAGAAACTAG